One Mauremys reevesii isolate NIE-2019 linkage group 27, ASM1616193v1, whole genome shotgun sequence genomic region harbors:
- the LOC120392293 gene encoding glucagon-1-like isoform X1, whose translation MNWFITPGVYKGAEGPKLRPESAGVLIATSEDQEEKQARKMTSLKVLALLMVSLSLVLTEENDFSANPKSPGARAVQRRYSEAILASDYSRTMDNMLKKNFVEWLLARREKKSDNAIDPSKREAEPQLSAVSGQGLELASQGAQDFLVWLLKNKRKQSLTAPKESDPSKDVLSQELLAWLMSADLCRPTTQ comes from the exons ATG AATTGGTTCATCACACCTGGTGTATATAAAGGGGCTGAAGGTCCTAAGTTGAGACCTGAATCTGCTGGAGTCCTAATTGCTACATCGGAGGACCAGGAAG AGAAACAAGCCAGGAAAATGACGTCCTTGAAAGTTCTTGCTCTGCTCATGGTCTCTCTGAGCCTTGTCCTGACGGAGGAGAATGACTTCAG TGCCAACCCGAAGAGTCCCGGCGCCAGAGCCGTACAGCGACGCTACTCCGAGGCCATCCTGGCCAGCGATTACAGCCGGACCATGGATAACATGCTCAAGAAGAACTTTGTGGAGTGGCTGTTGgccagaagagagaagaaaagcgA TAACGCCATCGATCCATCCAAGAGGGAAGCTGAACCCCAGCTGTCAGCTGTCAGTGGTCAAGGTTTGGAGCTGGCCTCCCAAGGGGCTCAGGACTTTTTAGTCTGGcttctaaaaaacaaaagaaaacagag TCTTACTGCTCCCAAAGAATCTGATCCCTCGAAAGACGTTCTGAGCCAGGAGCTATTGGCGTGGCTGATGTCTGCTGATCTCTGTAGACCAAC GACTCAGTAG
- the LOC120392293 gene encoding glucagon-1-like isoform X2, whose amino-acid sequence MNWFITPGVYKGAEGPKLRPESAGVLIATSEDQEEKQARKMTSLKVLALLMVSLSLVLTEENDFSANPKSPGARAVQRRYSEAILASDYSRTMDNMLKKNFVEWLLARREKKSDNAIDPSKREAEPQLSAVSGQGLELASQGAQDFLVWLLKNKRKQRVKFPRRCPLIS is encoded by the exons ATG AATTGGTTCATCACACCTGGTGTATATAAAGGGGCTGAAGGTCCTAAGTTGAGACCTGAATCTGCTGGAGTCCTAATTGCTACATCGGAGGACCAGGAAG AGAAACAAGCCAGGAAAATGACGTCCTTGAAAGTTCTTGCTCTGCTCATGGTCTCTCTGAGCCTTGTCCTGACGGAGGAGAATGACTTCAG TGCCAACCCGAAGAGTCCCGGCGCCAGAGCCGTACAGCGACGCTACTCCGAGGCCATCCTGGCCAGCGATTACAGCCGGACCATGGATAACATGCTCAAGAAGAACTTTGTGGAGTGGCTGTTGgccagaagagagaagaaaagcgA TAACGCCATCGATCCATCCAAGAGGGAAGCTGAACCCCAGCTGTCAGCTGTCAGTGGTCAAGGTTTGGAGCTGGCCTCCCAAGGGGCTCAGGACTTTTTAGTCTGGcttctaaaaaacaaaagaaaacagag AGTGAAATTCCCTCGGCGTTGCCCTCTGATAAGCTAA
- the LOC120392293 gene encoding pro-glucagon-like isoform X3 has translation MTSLKVLALLMVSLSLVLTEENDFSANPKSPGARAVQRRYSEAILASDYSRTMDNMLKKNFVEWLLARREKKSDNAIDPSKREAEPQLSAVSGQGLELASQGAQDFLVWLLKNKRKQSLTAPKESDPSKDVLSQELLAWLMSADLCRPTTQ, from the exons ATGACGTCCTTGAAAGTTCTTGCTCTGCTCATGGTCTCTCTGAGCCTTGTCCTGACGGAGGAGAATGACTTCAG TGCCAACCCGAAGAGTCCCGGCGCCAGAGCCGTACAGCGACGCTACTCCGAGGCCATCCTGGCCAGCGATTACAGCCGGACCATGGATAACATGCTCAAGAAGAACTTTGTGGAGTGGCTGTTGgccagaagagagaagaaaagcgA TAACGCCATCGATCCATCCAAGAGGGAAGCTGAACCCCAGCTGTCAGCTGTCAGTGGTCAAGGTTTGGAGCTGGCCTCCCAAGGGGCTCAGGACTTTTTAGTCTGGcttctaaaaaacaaaagaaaacagag TCTTACTGCTCCCAAAGAATCTGATCCCTCGAAAGACGTTCTGAGCCAGGAGCTATTGGCGTGGCTGATGTCTGCTGATCTCTGTAGACCAAC GACTCAGTAG
- the SNF8 gene encoding vacuolar-sorting protein SNF8, protein MHRRGVGAGAIAKRKLAEAKYKERGTVLAEDQLAQMSKQLDMFKTNLEEFASKHKQEIRKNPQFRVQFQDMCATIGVDPLASGKGFWSEMLGVGDFYYELGVQIIEVCLALKHRNGGLITLEELHQQVLKGRGKFAQDVSQDDLLRAIKKLKVLGSGFGIIPVGGTYLIQSVPAELNMDHTVVLQLAEKKGYVTVSEIESSLKWEMERAKHVLEHLLKEGMAWLDTQAPGESQYWLPALFTELYSQEITPEEAKEAIP, encoded by the exons ATGCACCGGCGCGGGGTGGGAGCGGGCGCCATCGCCAAGAGGAAGCTGGCGGAG gCCAAATACAAGGAGCGAGGGACGGTTCTGGCTGAAGACCAGCTGGCTCAG ATGTCTAAGCAACTGGACATGTTTAAGACCAACTTAGAAGAGTTTGCCAGTAAACACAAGCAAGAGATTCGTAAAAATCCCCAGTTTCGGGTCCAGTTCCAGGACATGTGTGCAACCATCGGAGTGGATCCATTGGCAT CTGGTAAAGGATTCTGGTCAGAGATGCTGGGAGTTGGAGACTTCTACTATGAGCTGGGTGTTCAGATTATTGAAGTTTGTCTGGCTCTGAAACACAGGAATGGAG GTCTCATAACCCTGGAGGAACTTCATCAGCAAGTGCTAAAGGGAAGAGGGAAGTTTGCCCAGGATGTCAGCCA GGATGATCTCCTCCGTGCTATCAAGAAGCTGAAAGTTCTGGGCAGTGGCTTTGGGATTATTCCTGTTGGAGGGACATATCTGATCCAGTCTGTACCAGCTGAACTGAACATGGATCACACAGTGGTTTTGCAGCTGGCTGAG AAAAAGGGGTATGTAACTGTCAGCGAGATCGAGTCCAGTTTAAAGTGGGAGATGGAACGTGCCAAGCACGTGCTG GAACACTTGCTGAAGGAAGGCATGGCCTGGCTTGACACGCAAGCTCCAGGGGAATCTCAGTACTGGCTGCCGGCTCTCTTTACAGAACTTTACTCTCAGGAAATCACTCCAGAGGAAGCAAAGGAGGCAATACCCTGA